In Fusobacterium simiae, one DNA window encodes the following:
- a CDS encoding IS3 family transposase — protein IYYYNNRRIKEKLKGLTPASYRSQSLLVS, from the coding sequence ATATATATTATTACAATAATAGAAGGATAAAAGAGAAACTAAAAGGATTAACTCCTGCTTCTTACAGAAGTCAATCCTTGTTAGTAAGTTAA